In one window of Vanrija pseudolonga chromosome 5, complete sequence DNA:
- the SPAC22H10.04 gene encoding Putative serine/threonine-protein phosphatase, producing MAPFDLDACIERLKNKQLLGEALLREICEKTKEVLMRESNVVHVSSPVTVVGDIHGQFHDLIEIFRIGGSAPNTNYLFLGDYVDRGLHSVETISLLTCLKLRYPERIQLIRGNHESRAVTQTYGFYLECTRKYGSPTVWQYFTDMFDFLTLSCVIDDAIFCVHGGLSPSIHHIDQIKVIDRFREIPHEGPMADLVWSDPDPEKEDFAISPRGAGYTFGASIVKKFLQLNDMNHVLRAHQLCMEGYSVLYNDQLSTVWSAPNYCYRCGNMASILEVSPGGGRYFNVFDAAPENERDGPAQQQASAKAIEYFL from the exons ATGGCGCCCTTCGACCTCGATGCGTGCATCGAGCGGCTCAAGAACAagcagctgctcggcgaAGCGCTGCTTCGCGAGATATGCGAGAAGACCAAGGAGGTTCTCATGCGCGAGTCCAACGTCGTCCACGTCTCGTCGCCAGTGACCGTCGTCGGAGACATTCACGGCCAGTTCCACGACTTGATAGAGATCTTCAGGATaggcggctcggcgccaaaCACAAACTACTTGTTCCTCG GCGACTATGTTGACCGTGGCCTGCACTCTGTGGAGACGATATCGCTCCTCACCTGCCTCAAGCTACGATACCCGGAGCGCATTCAGCTCATCCGAGGCAACCACGAGTCGCGTGCCGTTACCCAA ACATATGGCTTCTACCTCGAGTGCACGCGCAAGTACGGTTCGCCGACGGTGTGGCAGTACTTTACCGACATGTTCGACTTCTTGACCCTGTCATGTGTTATTGACGACGCCATCTTCTGCGTCCACGGAGGCCTTAGCCCGTCAATTCACCACATTGACCAGATCAAGGTCATTGACCGATTCCGAGAGATTCCGCACGAGGGCCCGATGGCCGACCTGGTGTGGTCGGACCCCGACCCAGAGAAGGAGGACTTTGCGATCAGTCCacg AGGCGCAGGCTACACGTTTGGCGCATCGATCGTCAAGAAATTCCTGCAGCTCAACGACATGAACCACGTCTTAAGGGCCCACCAACTCTGCATGGAGGGCTACTCGGTGCTATACAACGACCAACTGAGCACGGTTTGGAGTGCGCCAAATTACTGTTACAG ATGCGGCAACATGGCCAGTATCCTAGAAGTGTCGCCCGGCGGAGGAAGATACTTCAACGTCTTTGACGCAGCACCAGAGAACGAG CGAGATGGACCCGCACAGCAGCAAGCATCAGCAAAG GCAATAGAATACTTTTTGTAG
- the Vcpkmt gene encoding Protein-lysine methyltransferase METTL21D codes for MSAPHADPNFPPNLNIAPLHLAGTAATSESDGHGQAAAIARYGIAGRVWEATAALVQYLTPGASAAARFEPTCSLFDSAAGRPPHRVLELGSGQALASLHLASHLPPTDTIVLTDLPAVVPLCEASIAAWSAREGGEHAQVVARPLAWGEDAGEVLALGPFTHILMCDLVYFPHLYPPLLRTLLELTEPESIPTEGDTFGPEIIMAWKSRSLALEESFFDSFGRYFELTPVLGGGWDEERIFVCRRWRVTDEWRLPSLKHVMAPQPGVVVQRSFGLVDDLFAHLEWE; via the exons atgagcgcgccgcacgccgaccCAAACTTCCCGCCAAACCTCAACATCGCGCCGCTGCACCTGGCcggcacggccgcgacgtccgagtcggacgggCACGGGCAGGCGGCCGCGATCGCGCGGTACGGGATCGCCGGCCGCGTGTGGgaggcgaccgccgcgctcgtgcagTACTTGACGCCTggggcgagcgccgcggcgcgcttcgagccgacgtgctcgctgTTCGACAGCGCCGCTGGGCGACCGCCACACCGCGTCCTCGAACTCGGATCGGGACAGGCACTTGCGAGCTTGCACCTCGCTTCCCATCTCCCACCGACCGACACGATCGTGCTCACCGACCTGCCGGCCGTCGTGCCGCTCTGTGAGGCGAGCATTGCCGCctggagcgcgcgcgagggcggagAGCATGCGCAGGTGGTTGCGCGGCCGCTGGCGTGGGGGGAggacgcgggcgaggtgctggCCCTCGGGCCGTTCACGCACATCCTGATGTGCGACCTC GTCTACTTCCCCCACCTGTACCCGCCGCTCCTGCGTACGCTGCTCGAACTCACTGAACCGGAGAGTATCCCGACAGAAGGAGACACCTTCGGCCCCGAGATCATCATGGCGT gGAAATCAcgctccctcgccctcgaagAATCTTTCTTCGACTCGTTTGGACGATACTTTGAGCTCACAccggtgctcggcggcggatgggacgaggagcgcatCTTCGTgtgtcgccgttggcgggTGACCGACGAGTGGCGCCTCCCATCGCTCAAACACGTCATGGCGCCTCAGCCTGGCGTGGTGGTCCAGCGCAgcttcggcctcgtcgacgacctcttTGCCCATCTTGAGTGGGAGTAG
- the RPL6 gene encoding 60S ribosomal protein L6, whose amino-acid sequence MARSAPISRNVGRLSRSQVAAKRGLFKGKKTAAAPAKTEAPATVEKTVGGKANGGKRVIPAAKASKYYPTEDVRKPKVSRKAAGKAKLRASITPGTVLILLAGRFAGRRVVFLKQLDSGLLLVTGPFKLNGVPLRRVSQAYVIATSTKVDVAAVKVPESVNDAYFVKAKAAKASKEGEFFGEGEQKKAFPEEKKSEQKSVDAPVLAAVKKVDNLAKYLKASWGLSKGDRFHELKF is encoded by the exons ATGGCTCGCTCCGCCCCTATCTCGCGCAACGTCGGCCGTCTGTCGCGCTCGCAGGTCGCCGCTAAGCGTGGCCTCTTCAAGG GCAAGAagaccgccgctgcccccgccaaGACCGAGGCCCCCGCCACCGTCGAGAAGACTGTTGGCGGcaaggccaacggcggcaagcgTGTCATCCCCGCTGCCAAGGCGTCCAAGTACTACCCCACCGAGGACGTCCGCAAGCCCAAGGTCTCGCGCAAGGCCGCtggcaaggccaagctccgTGCCTCGATCACCCCCGGCACtgtcctcatcctcctcgccggccgcttcgctggccgccgtgtcgtcttcctcaagcagctcgactCGGGTCTCCTCCTCGTGACTGGCCCCTTCAAGCTCAACGGTGTCCCCCTCCGTCGCGTCTCGCAGGCCTACGTTATCGCCACCTCGaccaaggtcgacgtcgctgccgtcAAGGTCCCCGAGTCGGTCAACGACGCCTACttcgtcaaggccaaggccgccaaggcctccaaggagggcgagttcttcggcgagggcgagcagaaGAAGGCTTTccccgaggagaagaagtcGGAGCAGAAGTCCGTCGACGCCcccgtccttgccgccgtcaagAAGGTTGACAACCTCGCCAAGTACCTCAAGGCTTCGTGGGGTCTCTCCAAGGGCGACCGCTTCCACGAGCTCAAGTTCTAG
- the atr gene encoding Serine/threonine-protein kinase atr → MTHPPQTTDAMVPTDSDRSAPGSAELLDELLREAHALTSTAEGDSDASTVDVSRFRKLIEVLFNACVISPASRDTNQASQVGLEQAHLTLSILSRQAESHPELLLTFPPKDATPQQPFYAWIITRILIAVAQYEDVTGAAALVNDLCDTAARILIVLSRDMSDGDTTTYMRGPRRVWRVLKELCAYARESLEQKPTSSLLGFSDLPTSADHLPALFALQFSLAFPFSNDSVLEAASILSSFGHQAAQLPPSRQARYLSVVTDAVRVVRVSQVLSRACIAVAKLEEMDDAHWQDVFTAWLKAVEQHGHPALRRDVWWGLHSRVATFNLNTVPGRETISFLLTPIPFHVSSQAIASLISTEILERWKDQTNFSGGASIRQKIGEVMHLPPSTSLKRKREENPVELRVRNILRTKAPELDIEGNVLETLPQALATLGPAISFKLLETTPDLACALGQCATTHNPLPADVAKTWLNGWEKVGDERTLLRALGVLFLHMDPATVPAQVWAKLMWSSFRGSKSPDRRIRLAAGHLLSTAYRYLSHSSNPESRKRARTILDKVPELFQGKLQVQETMTHLLGDLGRDAPDRDLGDILELLLKRFGSNSSPLKSLAYTQLVDIASHRNKQPYNLVSPYLDHISVLLAESLIPQPEVVALTMSFLGLSRQAFFNLARKSVVPALVVKRNRAALEMLSSIFNDKLGLILIADGSAILAKTFLTPSATHQAMDFLGTLLNDLISGTSNSPATTLDKFIRASIVPLIVAVVIELGDQDDKRQAVATQALHAIQRMETAINLEAGDLGAFLKPHMLGVLAALTEQLVTPRTPTDNRRKIIRSIGQLISLVGDSMSSFSPQIIASLQSTLEVEELRLQTLNTWDTFINMLRFTDVGPFIGPTIAALVSMWSSFQPEERKAATRIISRIADDASNLKAFLDDIVRFDHIPELRKLSRTLLGYRKDWSTRDYLDKLVERTNNKNVAIATNSMRELRDLLRDKYSDVVQLARGDTFDPIVGKVVRSLLGAVTRDAELDELHDLSFECFGLLGALDPDRFVALRDETSMPVKSNFSDHDESVQFALRLISDLLVGAFRSTNDTKHQRQLSYAIQELLKFCGFDRRIVNLNSSVPLKVRERWASLSKDVLETVTPLLDAQFQQSQDRNTLSTYPIYPQMKTYREWVQAWTVDLIGRVSTNGHNGDAQAIFKVFNSEPKNQDVAVAHHLLPHLVLHDLLAGDSKAPERIKKEIYDVLRDQVGAAPPISGRDDDGSARQAADKRMLASQVIFDLLDHLSKWLRQARADRSMRSSHLEPVEQLLSSIDTELAANAALKSRAYARSLRNFEERVVSLRNVEKRENKELQTYFESLHEIYAELDEPDGMEGVSAFVVSPTLELQIREHESTGRWTAAQSCWEVRLQQHPEDINLHLGLLKCLKNLGHYDTLRTHIRGVLSRNPSWEDQLSPFMAEAPWKLSHWEDVRKIQNPPPIAGVFLAMKFGGDVDDALTIARRRIGAGITTREYSRAYEAILQLHMLREVELIHQTDRAVQAQPKDVSAANASVVRNRYANDLIDTLAERFQTSLPSFRAREEILSKRRTAFSLVLSPRLKPEVGQAWIQSARIARKAGYAQTAYSAALQADDSEAPFAFIQQAKLVHENGNIVKALRELEYPVSNMIKLSEIDSGVVDLTSSGSGDGRKTEEDFRRDRSLAKAALLEARWANEADRFDDNVVIRRFKKAIELGMTLESPRYHLGHYYDTLAESLRVTIEAGGQSVGRLHDSMATYNYHTCLHYFEALQCGVKYIYQTMPRLLTIWLDLGVKERELKRPGVSEYLTKINNLMEKARFDVQTYQFLTSFPQLISRITHPNETVQETLVKVVYRVIRDYPAQSLWTTIGAMQSNQKERRSITEKVLKRAVQDGRRSELQTSVNDARKLSSILLKLAEDKPESTKVREALISKKYTYVKAAFPSMMILPLQEALTAALPQPGSPLKTHRPYPVQPVTIVDIHDKVEIMPSLQQPKKLIFIGSDGKRYPFLCKPHDDLRKDARLMDFNSMINKFLKSASESRRRHLYIRTYAVMPLNETCGLIEWVSNTNALKSILEQGYARHKKRVYTGEIYNALDQARKHEKFMQELPKAFKDKVLPQYQPTVFHEWFLLNWPEPTAWLTSRTNYARTLAVMSMIGYVLGLGDRHGENILFDGLTGDTLHVDLNCLFDKAKTFEVPERVPFRLTHNMVDALGVTGVEGVFRKAAEITMDILRSNHGSLMSVLEAFVHDPLVEWTKSSRSKERDIQKQADKNLNPIKKKLRGVSLGDTEMTVPNQVEYLIKESTSIVNLALMYVGWAAWL, encoded by the exons ATGACGCATCCCCCGCAAACCACAGATGCGATGGTACCAACAGACAGCGACCGCAGCGCGCCGGGGTCGGCAGAgctgcttgacgagctcctgcgcgaggcgcacgcgCTGACCAGCACGGCCGAGGGGGACAGCGACGCCTCGACCGTCGATGTGTCGCGCTTCCGAAAGCTCATAGAGGTGCTGTTCAACGCGTGCGTCATCAGCCCGGCGTCGCGCGACACCAACCAGGCCTCCCAAGTTGGCCTGGAACAGGCCCACCTCACCCTCTCCATTCTCTCGCGCCAGGCCGAGTCCCaccccgagctgctgctcacCTTCCCTCCAAAGGACGCAACACCCCAGCAGCCATTCTACGCCTGGATCATCACGCGCATCCTCATCGCGGTCGCCCAGTACGAGGACGTCAcgggcgccgctgccctcgtcaACGACCTATGTGACACGGCCGCGCGGATCCTCATCGTGCTTAGCCGCGACATGTCGGATGGGGACACTACAACGTACATGCGCGGTCCGAGGCGTGTCTGGAGGGTGTTGAAAGAGCTGTGCGCGTACGCCAGAG AATCTCTCGAGCAGAAACCAACATCTTCCCTCCTTGGCTTCAGCGACTTGCCGACTTCTGCAGACCACCTCCCAGCCCTCTTCGCCCTTCAGTTTTCCCTCGCATTTCCCTTCTCCAACGACAGTGTGCTCGAAGCCGCCTCCATCCTGTCCAGCTTTGGCCACCAGGCAGCCCAACTCCCACCGTCAAGACAAGCTCGGTACCTCTCGGTCGTCACGGACGCCGTGCGAGTCGTGCGCGTATCCCAGGTCCTGTCTAGAGCGTGCATCGCCGTTGCAAAACTCGAAGAGATGGACGATGCCCATTGGCAGGACGTGTTCACAGCTTGGCTGAAAGCTGTTGAGCAGCACGGTCATCCCGCCCTTCGAAGGGACGTGTGGTGGGGCTTGCATTCTCGAGTCGCAACCTTCAACCTCAACACCGTTCCTGGGCGCGAAACAATATCCTTCCTCCTCACGCCTATCCCATTTCATGTGTCCTCCCAGGCCATTGCATCTCTGATTTCAACCGAGATCCTGGAGCGATGGAAGGATCAAACAAACTTCagtggcggcgcgagcatTCGACAGAAGATTGGAGAGGTGATGCACCTCCCCCCATCGACCTCGTTAAAGCGCAAACGCGAAGAGAACCCGGTCGAACTCCGAGTGAGGAACATCCTAAGGACCAAGGCTCCCGAACTCGATATCGAGGGCAACGTCCTGGAGACATTGCCCCAGGCCCTTGCCACTTTGGGCCCCGCCATCTCGTTCAAGCTGCTCGAGACGACACCAGATTTGGCTTGCGCCCTTGGGCAGTGTGCAACCACACATAACCCACTACCGGCGGATGTTGCCAAGACGTGGCTCAACGGCTGGGAGAAGGTCGGGGATGAGCGAACCCTGCTGCGGGCCCTCGGTGTGCTCTTTCTTCACATGGACCCGGCAACAGTCCCAGCACAGGTCTGGGCCAAGCTCATGTGGAGCTCCTTCCGTGGATCCAAGTCGCCTGACCGCAGGATACGTCTAGCAGCTGG TCACCTCCTTTCCACAGCCTATCGCTACCTTTCGCATTCCAGCAACCCCGAAAGTAGGAAACGAGCCCGCACCATCCTGGACAAGGTACCAGAGTTGTTCCAAGGCAAGCTCCAAGTCCAGGAGACCATGACACATCTGCTGGGTGACCTTGGGCGAGATGCGCCTGATCGCGATCTCGGCGACATTCTCGAACTCCTTCTCAAGCGATTCGGCTCAAACAGCAGCCCTCTAAAGAGCCTGGCTTACACGCAACTAGTCGACATCGCAAGTCATAGGAATAAACAGCCATACAACTTGGTGTCGCCGTACCTCGATCACATCAGTGTCCTCTTGGCAGAGAGCCTCATTCCTCAACCAGAGGTAGTGGCCCTGACCATGTCGTTCCTTGGCCTCAGCCGCCAGGCCTTCTTCAATCTCGCACGCAAATccgtcgtccccgccctGGTGGTCAAGAGGAATCGTGCGGCCCTCGAGATGCTGTCGAGTATCTTCAACGACAAGCTCGGTCTCATACTCATTGCAGACGGAAGCGCCATCCTCGCTAAAACCTTCCTTACCCCGAGCGCAACCCACCAGGCCATGGACTTTCTGGGTACACTGCTCAACGACCTCATCAGTGGTACCTCCAATTCACCCGCCACCACATTGGACAAATTCATCCGGGCATCCATCGTACCCCTGATAGTGGCGGTTGTTatcgagctgggcgaccAGGACGACAAACGGCAGGCTGTGGCTACTCAGGCTCTTCACGCCATTCAGCGAATGGAGACGGCCATCAACCTCGAAGCCGGTGACCTGGGCGCCTTCTTGAAGCCACATATGCTTGGTGTTCTGGCGGCCTTGACAGAACAGCTTGTGACTCCACGAACCCCGACAGACAATCGCCGCAAGATCATTCGCAGTATCGGCCAGTTGATCTCTCTGGTCGGCGACTCGATGTCCTCGTTCTCCCCTCAGATCATCGCAAGTCTTCAGAGCACTCTCGAAGTCGAGGAGCTTCGACTCCAAACCTTGAATACCTGGGACACCTTTATCAACATGCTGCGCTTTACCGACGTCGGACCGTTCATTGGGCCAACAATTGCAGCTCTTGTATCCATGTGGTCTTCCTTCCAGCcggaggagcgcaaggctgcGACTCGGATCATCTCCAGAATCGCAGACGATGCTTCGAATCTGAAGGCCTTCCTTGACGACATTGTTCGCTTTGACCACATCCCGGAGCTGCGGAAGCTGTCGCGAACTCTTCTGGGCTATAGGAAGGATTGGTCGACGCGCGACTACCTGGATAAATTGGTGGAGCGAACCAACAACAAGAACGTTGCCATTGCCACAAACTCGATGCGAGAGCTCAGGGATCTCCTGAGGGACAAGTATTCAGACGTCGTGCAGCTTGCCCGTGGTGACACTTTCGACCCCATTGTCGGCAAGGTTGTCCGTTCCCTCTTGGGGGCAGTGACCCGTGATGCCGAACTCGACGAGCTTCATGACCTGTCGTTCGAATGcttcggcctcctcggcgccctcgacccGGACCGCTTTGTCGCCCTCCGTGACGAGACATCCATGCCCGTAAAGTCGAACTTTAGCGATCATGACGAGTCTGTCCAGTTCGCTCTGCGCCTTATTTCGGACCTTCTTGTTGGTGCCTTCCGATCGACAAACGACACCAAGCACCAGAGGCAGCTCTCTTATGCGATCCAGGAACTGTTGAAGTTCTGTGGATTCGACAGGCGTATCGTGAATCTCAACTCGTCCGTGCCTCTTAAAGTCCGGGAACGGTGGGCGAGTCTGAGTAAGGATGTCCTCGAAACCGTGACACCACTACTCGACGCACAGTTCCAGCAAAGTCAAGACAGGAACACACTGTCGACATATCCGATCTATCCGCAAATGAAGACGTATCGCGAGTGGGTTCAGGCCTGGACTGTCGATCTTATTGGACGTGTTTCTACAAACGGTCACAATGGCGATGCCCAAGCCATTTTCAAGGTCTTCAACAGCGAGCCAAAGAACCAGGACGTTGCGGTGGCTCATCATCTACTGCCTCATCTCGTCCTCcacgacctccttgccggcgACTCCAAAGCTCCGGAACGAATCAAGAAGGAGATCTACGACGTCCTTCGTGATCAAGTTGGAGCTGCGCCACCCATCTCtgggcgagacgacgacggttCGGCTCGACAAGCTGCCGACAAGCGCATGCTGGCGTCACAAGTCATCTTTGACCTGCTTGATCACTTGAGTAAATGGCTTCGGCAAGCCCGCGCGGACCGCTCTATGCGGTCCTCGCACCTGGAACCCGTTGAGCAGCTACTGTCGAGTATCGATACCGAGTTGGCGgccaacgccgcgctcaagtCTCGTGCGTACGCTCGCTCCCTCCGAAACTTCGAAGAGCGAGTGGTCTCCCTTCGCAACGTGGAAAAGCGAGAGAACAAGGAGCTCCAGACCTACTTCGAGAGTCTGCACGAGATCTACGCGGAGCTGGACGAGCCTGACGGCATGGAGGGCGTTTCGGCTTTTGTCGTCAGCCCCACTCTCGAACTCCAGATTCGGGAGCACGAAAGTACCGGTCGTTGGACAGCAGCGCAGAGTTGCTGGGAAGTCCGACTCCAGCAGCATCCCGAGGACATCAATTTACACCTTGGACTCCTCAAGTGTCTCAAGAACCTTGGACATTACG ACACTCTCCGCACTCACATTCGCGGTGTGCTCAGTCGCAACCCTTCATGGGAAGACCAGCTATCTCCGTTcatggccgaggcgccgtGGAAGCTGAGTCACTGGGAGGATGTTCGCAAAATCCAGAATCCTCCTCCTATTGCTGGGGTTTTCCTCGCCATGAAGTTTGGCGGCGATGTGGACGACGCTCTTACGATAGCCCGTCGGCGCATCGGAGCCGGTATCACAACCCGCGAGTACTCCCGCGCGTACGAGGCCATCCTGCAACTCCACATGCTGCGTGAGGTGGAGCTGATCCATCAAACCGACCGAGCGGTGCAGGCTCAGCCCAAGGATGTGAGCGCGGCCAATGCCTCGGTCGTCAGGAATCGCTACGCCAACGATCTCATCGACACATTGGCGGAGCGATTCCAAACATCCTTACCTTCGTTCCGTGCTCGTGAGGAGATTCTCAGCAAGCGACGAACAGCCTTCTCTCTAGTGTTATCGCCACGTCTCAAGCCCGAGGTAGGACAAGCCTGGATTCAAAGTGCCAGGATCGCTCGCAAAGCAGGATATGCCCAGACGGCGTACAGCGCCGCGCTTCAGGCCGACGACTCTGAGGCACCATTCGCTTTCATCCAGCAGGCCAAACTCGTTCACGAGAATGGTAACATTGTCAAGGCCCTTCGTGAGCTCGAGTACCCAGTGTCGAACATGATCAAGCTATCGGAAATCGACAGTGGTGTGGTGGACCTCACaagcagtggcagtggcgacgGTCGCAAGACAGAGGAGGACTTCCGACGAGACCGAAGCCTGGCGAAG GCCGCGTTGTTGGAGGCACGCTGGGCCAACGAGGCGGACCGCTTCGATGACAATGTGGTCATCCGCCGGTTCAAGAAGGCCATTGAGCTGGGAATGAC ccttGAATCTCCTCGCTACCACCTCGGTCACTACTACGACACTCTTGCTGAGAGTTTGAGAGTTACTATTGAAGCTGGTGGCCAGTCTGTCGGTCGCCTACATGACAGCAT GGCGACGTACAATTACCACACGTGTCTCCACTACTTTGAGGCACTACAATGTGGCGTCAAGTACATCTACCAGACCATGCCGAGGCTCCTCACCATTTGGCTTGACTTGGGAGTCAAAGAGAGGGAGTTGAAGAG GCCAGGCGTATCCGAGTACTTGACCAAGATCAACAATCTCATGGAGAAGGCCCGCTTCGATGTGCAAACCTACCAGTTCCTCACGTCCTTCCCGCAACTAATTTCGCGCATCACACACCCCAACGAGACAGTGCAGGAGACGCTGGTAAAGGTTGTGTACCGAGTCATTAGAGACTACCCGGCGCAATCTCTGTGGACGACTATTGGAGCCATGCAGTCCAACCAGAAGGAACGCCGAAGCATCACTGAGAAGGTGCTCAAGAGGGCGGTG CAGGATGGACGGCGCTCGGAGCTGCAAACGAGTGTCAACGATGCCCGTAAGCTGTCGAGCATCCTGCTCAAGCTTGCCGAGGACAAGCCCGAATCGACCAAGGTTCGAGAAGCCCTCATTTCGAAGAAGTACACCTACGTCAAGGCTGCGTTCCCTTCGATGATGATTCTACCTCTGCAGGAAGCTCTGACTGCCGCGTTACCCCAACCTGGCTCACCTCTCAAGACACATCGGCCATACCCTGTTCAGCCTGTCACCATCGTTG ATATCCacgacaaggtcgagatTATGCCATCGCTTCAGCAGCCCAAGAAACTGATCTTCATTGGATCGGATGGCAAGCGCTACCCATTCTTGTGCAAGCCCCACGATGACCTTCGAAAGGACGCCCGTCTGATGGACTTCAACTCGATGATCAACAAGTTCCTGAAGTCGGCATCAGagtcgcgtcgccgccacctctATATCCGAACATATGCGGTCATGCCTCTGAACGAGACGTGCGGCCTGATCGAATGGGTCAGCAACACAAACGCGCTCAAGAGCATTCTTGAACAGGGATACGCGCGACACAAGAAGCGTGTTTAC ACTGGCGAGATCTATAACGCCCTCGACCAGGCTCGCAAGCATGAGAAGTTCATGCAGGAGCTACCGAAAGCATTCAAGGACAAGGTTCTGCCCCAATACCAGCCGACAGTGTTCCACGAATGGTTCCTATTAAACTGGCCCGAACCAACGGCGTGGCTTACAAGCCGCACCAACTATGCCCGCACCCTCGCGGTCATGTCGATGATCGGctacgtcctcggccttggcgatcGGCACGGCGAGAACATTTTGTTTGACGGTCTGACGGGTGACACACTGCATGTCGACCTCAACTGTTTGTtcgacaaggccaagacgTTTGAGGTGCCGGAACGAGTACCATTCCGGTTGACGCACAACATGGTGGACGCCCTGGGTGTCACTGGAGTGGAGG GAGTCTTCCGCAAGGCAGCAGAAATCACCATGGACATTCTGCGGTCCAACCATGGTTCGCTGATGAGTGTGCTCGAGGCATTCGTCCACGACCCGCTCGTCGAGTGGACCAAGTCTTCGCGATCCAAGGAGAGAGACATCCAAAAGCAGGCCGACAAGAACCTCAACCCCATCAAGAAGAagctgcgcggcgtgtcCCTCGGGGATACCGAGATGACAGTGCCGAACCAGGTCGAGTATTTAATCAAGGAGTCGACCAGCATTGTGAACCTGGCGCTCATGTACGttgggtgggcggcgtggctgTAG
- the paf1 gene encoding RNA polymerase II-associated factor 1: protein MSKKSSKLDLLVRVRFENPLPDLPFPPKLLNVSTDIQRLGEPSYLNQLASTTQFPMLVDSEMGMPIDLNEFDGVWDGNEAALNPPTDASRVTDAADLALLTPLRLAAANGPSAPKASEVSWMRNSSYIQRRNGAVKRREMALKKEEIVDASEAAQIIAIDKTFADLRAEPAEGMKHPDPKRKHLRVVETYDILPDDDAWSNSYLMIKFPERPSVATSSDPRAQASSERLSRAILRPIVEDDQQIMEYFLPREEDLGQLSNILEHPMSEEALTEMYEKVEEGGDVDELFPNTAYERLRTYEVVGQTQPQKEVIVTFVEEGGDEEEDMFGDDDDDEDQPAKKKRKGVYFKEVTMKAQLRKTRARGRDEETRTDVWDKVRVGAREPSSNEVEARAAALQPVADPEWSEEQLRIMRSTDIGDAPEDGRSPDSEVGHLLADDDRD, encoded by the exons ATGTCCAAAAAGTCATC CAAGCTCGACCTGTTGGTGCGCGTTCGTTTCGAGAACCCGCTACCAGACCTTCCGTTCCCCCCAAAGCTCCTCAATGTGTCGACCGACATTCAGCGGCTGGGCGAGCCGAGCTACCTCAACCAGCTGGCATCGACCACTCAGTTTCCGATGCTCGTTGACTCGGAGATGGGCATGCCGATTGACCTGAACGAGTTTGACGGCGTGTGGGATGGCAACGAGGCGG CCTTGAATCCCCCCACGGACGCCTCGCGTGTAACGGATGCAGCAGATCTTGCTCTCCTGACCCCCTTGCGGCTGGCAGCGGCCAACGGCCCCTCTGCACCAAAGGCGTCCGAGGTGTCGTGGATGCGCAACTCGTCGTACATCCAGCGACGTAACGGTGCCGTCAAGCGGCGAGAGATGGCGctgaagaaggaggagattgTGGACGCGTCCGAGGCGGCACAGATCATTGCCATCGACAAGACGTTTGCCGACTTGCGCGCTGagcccgccgagggcatGAAGCACCCCGACCCGAAGCGCAAGCACCTCCGCGTGGTGGAGACGTACGACATcctgcccgacgacgacgcatgGTCCAACTCGTACCTCATGATCAAGTTCCCCGAGCGGCCATCggtggcgacgtcgagcgacCCACGTGCGcaggcgtcgagcgagcgcctGAGCCGTGCCATTCTGCGTCCgattgtcgaggacgaccagCAGATCATGGAGTACTTCCTCCCGCGGGAAGAGGACCTCGGACAGCTCAGCAACATCCTCGAGCACCCAATGTCCGAGGAGGCCCTTACGGAGATGTACGAaaaggtcgaggagggcggagACGTGGACGAGCTGTTCCCC AACACGGCCTACGAAAGGTTACGGACGTACGAGGTGGTCGGGCAGACGCAGCCGCAGAAGGAGGTAATTGTGACGtttgtcgaggagggcggcgacgaggaggaggacatgttcggcgacgacgacgacgacgaggaccagccggccaagaagaagcgcaagggcgTTTACTTCAAGGAGGTGACGATGAAGGCGCAGCTCCGCaagacgcgcgcgcgcggacgcgacgaggagacgcgTACCGACGTGTGGGACAaggtgcgcgtcggcgcccgcgaGCCCAGCTCCAatgaggtcgaggcgcgtgcggccgcgctgcagcccgtcgccgaccccgagtGGAGCGAAGAGCAGCTGCGCATCATGCGCAGCACCGACATTGGCGACGCGCCAGAGGACGGCCGCTCGCCAGATTCCGAGGTCGGGCACTTGTTGGCCGACGATGACCGAGACTAG